The following DNA comes from Gadus macrocephalus chromosome 5, ASM3116895v1.
TAAGTGAAGCACTCTACACCTAGAAGTGACATACCTGCATCTTTTGATACGGTTTGCACCTCATTTTCATGATGTGGTCCCACGCTCCAATGCCTGTCGGTACAATACATGCATGTTAGTTTCACACAAATCTTATGTAGCCATATTAACATTATATTTAAGACAAAAGAAAAACTGCAAGTGACTGAACACAAATAGGAAACAATTAACTTGGTTAATAAGGTGGTGATGAGGTCtgagacaaaaacaaacatatttaaATGTTTCTTTACTAAGGTAATGCTTATCAGATTTGGGAATATCCAATGACCAGAGAGAGGTCAGGTTGCCATACTTGGTTGAATAATAGGAATAAATCTAACTTAATATCAACTTTCAAGGTGATGGGGAAGGACCATAACTCCATAACTCACATGACAGCCACACCTGTTCCCTGCTAATTCTACGCGACCATACAGGGACTGACGCCTGCCTGTATGGTGGGAACTAATTAGCCTACATAAATACTCAACTATAATATCAGGCACAAATCTCATAAAACAAGtactttaaaaaacaaaatgttcCCTGCATTGATATGAGGTTTACTGGTCATTTATCCGATAAATGAATGATGATACATGATGATACAATTCAAAGCGTCAGTGATTGCAGATGCAGGTCAAATAAATTAGCAGGTATGGGTAAGTTAAAGACACCAATACCGCGGAAATTTAGATTTGAACCAATAACTTTTCAGCTGGGTATCAAACCACCTTTCTGATATACCCATAAACGTTGTGTTCATAAGCAGTAAAATACCGTACTGTTGAGGAGGGTGGCAGAACCGGGGCTGATGGAGCTCACTCTGGTGCTGTAGGTGTCAGGAACTCTGTCCATCACCTTCTTGTTGCCCGCCTCAAGCAGCAAAATCTTTCTCCCCTCTAGATTGGGCTGCATGCCTTGAAGTGGGGGGAGGATAATCGAAACATAAGTGATGAGACGTTCAACAAGTATTTTGCATGTCTTCTTTTGTCATATTAAAAGGCAATGAGATGTAGATATTATAATAACCCATGTACTGCTTTATTACATACTGAAGTGTGGGTATTAGTcagtcaaaaacacacacatagattatTAGTACGTAACACAATTCATAGAGTGCAGCATTCACCCAAGGAACATGCCATGGCGGATCCAACCATTCCTCCTCCGGATATAACGACATCATAAACTTCATCCTTGTCTCCGGTGTCGGTACCCACTGCTCTACGACCGAGGATGCGACTGACAGAAGACAGTTGCTGTAATTGAATGAACTTATTTCGGACCAAAGCCGCTTTTGCTAGGCTGTGCATTATGGTTTCAATACGTAGTTCAAGATGTGTCCGACATTTGAAATAATTCCCAAGGTAAAGATAGTTTTAGTCAACTGTTTTGGACGTTTCTCCTTGAATATGTCCTATTAATACCTGCTAGTAACCTTCTATAGTTCTGCCATGTTGTGTTGACATAAGCAGTGCTGCGACGCTCAAAGAAGTACTTCCTGTATCTGTTATCCAATCAGAAAAGCGTATCTTGCTCCTGCAATACTCTATTTGGCCACACACGGCACTAAAGTTATACTGAGAGAGAACGCCTTTATCAGGTCCTACGGTCTttgcctttttttctttctattcttACTCCAACTATTGGTACAATGCCACCTATACCAGACACCTTTATGAAATAACTGTCTTTCCTTATCTGGAAACGATCTGTGAACTGTTGATTGCGCTGGAGAGTTTCCCATCTGTTGCACAGGTTTGTTGGCTATCGTTATGCTTTTGTTTTAGCttttaatattgaattaattacTCGGTTAAATGTTGTTGATTTTATTTGCAGGTCTAAAGATACCGTTTGGTCGCAATATAAACTAGTAATACATCCAGCCTGCCTCGGTTGGATAAACTTTCTCTGCCACATTTGCAATGTTGAGGAAGCAGATactgtcaccatggtaaccagcCTGCTTGGTTTATCTCTGCTGGACACTGCGTTGATGTGGAGATTCATACTGAAGCTTATATTGCAAATACAACTAAATGTTTACAATTCGTGTGCTCATTTCTGTGTATGTATCAATGAACAAATGTTTGACCTATTTTCGTAGGTATTATTTTTCATTGTCACATTATGTTTTCTCCCTATTAGTATGCCCAATACGAATATAACCACCATCAAGCTGGAGACCATGCTGGTGGAGGGCCTTAAGGCAGATCAGGacttccagcagcagctgcaggcccTGAAGGAAGCCCACCTGAAGCAGCTCcaggagacacagaggaggCAGAGTGAGGAGCTGGCAAAGAGGATTCACAGAGACGCCCTGCTCTCTACGGACAAGGAGGACAAGTCTGAGGAAGACCGCAACTTAAACGGGATCTTCAGGCCGTCAAGGTGACAAACAACAGCCacacattgtgtttttgttacttgtgatatttttttatttgaatgatgttgaatctgtttttttttatttatcaaaCAACATGAACATTCTCAATTGTGCTGTTGGCTGGGTTCCATTTCCGCCTCCGCTCCTATATTacatgtcattccctctctttttGAACCCACTTTCCTGTCGGTCATCAGTGTCCCGTCTCTAGAAGCACAAACACCCATACACATATATTAAACCAATTGTTTCTCCCACACACGTGACAGTCTAAGGAGATCCAGTTCCACCTCTGTCCTGGCTTCAGGCAAGGGGACTCCTCCAGAAAACCAGCCGTTACGAAGACCTACCCTATCCTCCCCGGCCCGGGTCACCTTCCTGACCGGTACCACCCCTAGCAGGACGCGTCCCACGCATCAGACCTCCCTGTCCGTCACACAATCCTCTTACGAGCATAAAGAGCTGGCGTGGGAGGCGGAGTGCCAGAAGAAGTTCCGCGCCCTCCCGGTGCCCAGACACGTGACTCTGCCGCTCTATCGCCAGATGACAGAGCAGCGGGAGACCAGGAGGAAGCAGTGCCTGGACCAGAGGAAggacttcctcctctcctcccagaaGCCCTTCTGCttccaggggagggagagagagaggagagagaagatgaCGGCAATGTTGAGTCAAGTCGCGCTGGGTCAAGCGTCAGACTTGCAGAAACTGTCCGCATCCACCGCCGCTGCTGGGACCGCTGCATCAGTCAAAGAGGCAAAACAGGCGGGCGTTTCTCCTCCTGGCACAAGTGAGCGGATAGGGGAGTCATTGATCGATTGGATTCTGTTGGTTTCCAGTAAGAAGATAATAGTTTATTATAAGATAATACTTATAGTTCTGGGTTATAAATGAAAGATGTAAATATTTAATGGCTGATTTCACCAAAAAATATGTAGCATAGGCCCTGTTAATACAAATTTGCTTTATATGTCTGTTTAATCATTAAGGAGACACCGTTTGTTGTAGCTACAATAAAGGAGTAGGTTAGGGCTAGTGATACAGTATGTCTAGACTGTCGAGCAAAGGGGATGGGAGCCATACATCATGCGTATCCTAAGCAGCGATTCCATATAGTTATATTATAACaaggttgtttttatttatagatGAGGAGCTAGGCAAAAAGACCAACCTCTGCCCTCATGGTGGGAACATTAAGAATTCCACAGCACCGAACAAGACCAGAAACGCCCCGACCAGCAGCTCCAAACCGCGTTGCTCTGACCAGACCAAAAAGCAAATGCTGGGTTTTCTGGACGAGAAACCCAGCTTCCAGCCCCGGATCAGCCAGCAGGTCCCTGACTTCAGCAGCCGACACAAGGCCTTCCAGGCGGCGGTGCTGAGGAAGGCAGAGATGAGAGACTCCACCAAGTGTCAGCCCTTCCATCTGCGGACCTCAACGCTCCCTATGAGGCAGAGCGCGGCAAAGCCGGCTAACTCACAGGTGCGAAACCTCCACGCCTgtcttaaaaaaatatttttttcagcagATTCGTATCCCACGATTTCCAAAATCATTGCATTGGTTTCCAGCTCAACCCTAAACTGATTAGTTTGATAAAATAACACGCTTTATTAAAAATCTGTATTCTCATATTTTAGGAACCCAAAGTAGGATGTAATTTAAGGAAAAGCAAGTCATTTGGCTGCTTAACCTCACTATCAACAGAAATACTCCCCACATACATCAGCGACGCCACAAGAAAGCGTGGGATGGCCATCAGGTAATAGTAGGCATTGACTTTGAGCCACAGTATAAAGGCAGCTATATTTACAGTATCACTGCATGGTTCTcagtatctatgtatttatgctTTCCTTCCCCAGAAAAACAATAGAGATGAACGAGAGCAAGAAAGGGCAGAGTGCCGATTGGATGAGATCTTTCCAGATGAGATCCCAAGCAATGCAGAAGACGGTCACTGTACGCGCAAAGGTCATTGACCCCCACAGCAGCCTCAAGGACATGTCCCAGGAGCAGCTCCAGCGACACCAGTGAGTAGGACAGAGCTCCGAGTGAGTACAGAGGAGCCATCACTAAATAAAGTTGTGCCGAATATCTGTTGTTGATGTCGTGCAATATACAGGGAGGCAGACcagcagagagggaaggaatACTTAAAGGAACTACGGGACATGAAGGAGCGGGTCTCACAGAGGCCTTACCTGTTTGAGCAGGTGAAACAGGTAAAGCACCTGGGGATTCAACAGgtttacatatacatacaacGGGAGGTGAATCAATACTGTACACTACTGTCTCAGGTGGTAGTGGTAGGGTGGTTAAGTTGTTTTACTCAATGATGAAAGGTGCTGGTTTCTGGTTCTGGTTTCAAATCCCCAAGTCTGAGGTGTACTTTGCAAGATgccaaacccctacctgctcattaacaaCATGTAACGGAATAAAATTTGTTGGATGTTGGATttgttaattagtaaatagttTGATCTATGGTTTTGTAAgaatttttgttttattgtttccagaagcaagccAAGGCCCAAGTAGAACGGACATACAGGAGGAAGCTTCAAGAAGCCGGTTTGAACGAACGTTTTGTTGAAGCATCATCTTGATCAACATGTCAGCGACAGAGACACTTAAACACTGAAGTGCACCCGAAGAGGAAGAGCGAGACCTCAGCCACGACCCGGACGCCCAGAGCAGGTGCACGGCACCAAGCACACATGTCTTTCGTTCCTCAAAAAAACGGTTGAAGCTCGCTTGTTTCAAAGGGTAAACTTGGACATTTTCCCTTCAAACAGCATGTTGTACCACGGCGTCCGGGTAGTACACGAATAGCAGCGGCCCAGAAACAGCCAAGGCCTCTGTGTGCCTCGGTCATGTTAATGTTGCATTACGTAACACGGCGGCTCTGCCCCACAGACTACGGTCAAGAACACGCAACGTTCTGAAGCCAAGTCAAAGTTTGATGTAATTACACTATAGACATTTGGGAAAACCAAACATGTCTGACTTTAGGGTTGGAAAATGTAGACGAAGGGAAGAAAATTGAAGACACCGATGAAAGAAGCGTGAAATTCAAGGGGGAAGTAATGGGATGATCCGATGAGGGCTCAGGCCGCCTGGATGTTTTGTGGCCGTGTCTGCGAGAAAACAACATGGTTTGCTAAAATCATTCATGCCAAGACGAGCTAACTGCACCAGGCATCCCATAGTTTGGGATGTGCTTCTCTAAATTATGGACATTTGGTGTCACCAAAAAGAGGTCAGAAATGTTGTGGGAGGATGAACACTCAGTGGTGGAATTACTGCACAACCATGTATGTTAATGGAGTGGCACTTTATGATGAAATTATAGTTACACATTTTATAATTACAAGCATTTATCTGTCTAGTTGGAATGTAGATGATATATGTTCTGAAGAAATACAGTATGTTCAAGCAGAGAGTATATATATCAgcgtttttgtatatttttcttGTTAACTGGTTAACATACCAAGCATTGCGGTTTTAAATATAAGTTTTAGCTTGGCAACCTTATCATACAAGTtttaattcaattaaatgcaTGACTGGATACCACCAAAAAGTGGTCTTTATCGTCATAAGGCCTCATAGTGTTCTGATTGACAGTATAGGAAATGCAATGGTACATTGCTGATTTAGTTTGCGGTCTTCCCATACCGCTGAGTCGAATGACTAATCAAATAAATACCTTGTCAACGGACTGGTCCAATGAGGACAAACATCTGAAATAAAGATTT
Coding sequences within:
- the fam161b gene encoding protein FAM161B, with the translated sequence MPNTNITTIKLETMLVEGLKADQDFQQQLQALKEAHLKQLQETQRRQSEELAKRIHRDALLSTDKEDKSEEDRNLNGIFRPSSLRRSSSTSVLASGKGTPPENQPLRRPTLSSPARVTFLTGTTPSRTRPTHQTSLSVTQSSYEHKELAWEAECQKKFRALPVPRHVTLPLYRQMTEQRETRRKQCLDQRKDFLLSSQKPFCFQGRERERREKMTAMLSQVALGQASDLQKLSASTAAAGTAASVKEAKQAGVSPPGTNEELGKKTNLCPHGGNIKNSTAPNKTRNAPTSSSKPRCSDQTKKQMLGFLDEKPSFQPRISQQVPDFSSRHKAFQAAVLRKAEMRDSTKCQPFHLRTSTLPMRQSAAKPANSQEPKVGCNLRKSKSFGCLTSLSTEILPTYISDATRKRGMAIRKTIEMNESKKGQSADWMRSFQMRSQAMQKTVTVRAKVIDPHSSLKDMSQEQLQRHQEADQQRGKEYLKELRDMKERVSQRPYLFEQVKQKQAKAQVERTYRRKLQEAGLNERFVEASS